Proteins found in one Takifugu flavidus isolate HTHZ2018 chromosome 7, ASM371156v2, whole genome shotgun sequence genomic segment:
- the LOC130529203 gene encoding fibronectin-like isoform X2, giving the protein MYEESDGAQDYVVMATDSLGNSQMYECNFTADGVCSLPPLACSKNLTFTLKAADQQCSSAPSNAVTVETAPCPPEDIEKSVWCDNHTASISWSVIPGAVTYTATLEQINGNTTCCTTADTSCHISDLPCGEMFILLVTAEGRTCNSSQSAAEIMRTAPCIPQNLTANLSCSDNVASTSWNYGQVLGQLFTVTAVSSDGHKDECISREIGCDLTGLLCGRHYTTTALAEHSDCKSKPSNSITIKTAPCTPANISTEVDCETKSLIVSWPESPGADSYTATVLDSYGQTTTCQGTTEGSCSVMGIACGQIYHTSVVSSDGYCESPPTPEVDTPSVPCNASNIKAVMDCYTLTAMLEWYPSDGALRYEAVATSASGHNVTCETSIANCDLEGMLCGQSYSVSLRAIGDTCSSIAHMTGQLLTEPCIPEHITTQYSLNIGQVLWDHSLGAEYYTVEGVTQQGLMVSCTTNDTYCAMNNMVCGQMYTINVTAHNHVCQGVSTSTESVTIETEPCPPRNVQTNVQCQHNMGTVIWEASFGAVEYVVTLAGRNGHSLSCYTNDTFCNVEGLNCGVTYYTNVIAIGEVFNSSSSSTVLLVSAPCMAESLAASLDCYNNSAEVSWSSVKGAESYLVSAVGENGHRVSCETNENQCNVTELQCGQVYNVSLTAINAHCQRTAQTNVSFGTWPCKPMHVGVDLQCGTRTANLHWEEVEGVELYVTTATYNMGEIQQCNSTNSTCNFSNLQCGKTYEFSVSAYNNMCYSEVSSTVEIQTEPCQPTGLTVSGSCDNETLVLDWSAADGALIYTIIAKGNLGYVTSFQTNETMVELELPCGQLFTFTVRAQDSRCDSVVSLPEEFKTGPCIPQHVQSFSHCENNLGSVRWASSDGADSYVAFAVGQDGHIHMCTTSTTNCTWDDLHCGEVYTIHVVANDYLCSSMPSNSTSLRMAPCIPQNLTSSLNCTTKVGSLTWNATETAEFYIVTAESISGHKMQLVTNDTWSFFSEFICGQEYFLSVQAGDSECTSRPSQPSQLNSEPCPPTAISSFMNCLSNIAVVSWTVSAGSEFYTAQVTQQDGQSMSCWSDSNQCGMPSLLCGQNYSVTVVASNEKCNSEISEADSLQSVPCVPTDVTVVIDCSKNEANVTWSASDGALSYKASALSTQGSTSLCETTDLTCTLTNLTCGHSYMVQVVAQDNICSSLPSPAKSFQSVPCKPVLNSVVLDCFTNSALLDWTNSENALNYTATAYSMNGHVATCSSNVTNCELLNLQCGQTYNVSAVATNEVCSSAPSTSLQVESVPCPPESVRPVLDCVTNTAWVDWQARSGADFYIVQAFEGEEHRSGCETATQSCPLTELSCGATYNITVIAANSVCNASESAVAQLKAVPCVPQQVEAQVLCDSGAVSVSWEPSRGASSYQTIAQGNGGYASTCNSSHTTCLFNDLLCGLNYSITVSALDGMCSSAESSVVELNTVPCVPQQVAAQMVCSNDTGLVSWEEADGVSSYVVQASGPNGHETLCNSTTASCKLPSLHCGQMYNLTVTAQDGQCDSSHAPQTLQSVPCRPTNVQASLQCHLNSAAVTWERSSGAQSYRVVGVTEDGSHQIECNNTATRCDLTDLQCGRYYNISVFGLDEFCSSVESDKAYVRTAPCTPQDVDVISQCSDASMVVSWSRNPDAQDFQVIVASNTGARHHCNSSGTACTIENLPCGQNYNVTVVSVREGCESQPSTIVEMSSAPCVPTNANGHLDCVSNSAWVTWDASDGALSYTVLAQEVGGHNSSCASTSSPCSVPDLKCGTVYTFYITAINTHCHSNHNTSFEIETGPCALTSINVASQCNSNTILVEWELSENTPLYMVTAEGHDQSLISCNSSSTSCELHNIRCGMLYSIIVSTSSDKCSSMRSPPKKIKTVPCIPDNITAVPLCEDNGAIVTWGNSPVATSYQLTATGVDGHSAVCNTSVNNCTLAHLQCGQSYNLSITASGDNCTSYPSTTLFRTVPCEPSGLVVDLDCETSSATLSWDVSEGAVEYFGCAQSEGGNMLYCNSTDISCTIEGLECGEIYNFSVEASDDVCNSSFSEPVEVGAAPCAPNVLKVRMQKIGQSHWALTSWDRVNCPDVEYLVEIIGQIQNSPHALMAVSSYWVSSTYFEFPMPCSTAYNLTVRSRNTAGVSEPSSVFTGITVPCAPQNVKYSGGRESAVLSWNASVFSARYTVYNVSGTSRVQLCSTTELYCQLAPFDPGTTEVTASNVAGESIPTRDITGPTGARRKRELKAAHVSSLLDQGLEIPEVVTVRVNWDSMYIEWTAVVEAIEYTLMIEEENGQQPNQLIRVRATQGPFYNVTDLKPGTTYCIRLAVKYTVDQSGFSKPVCRTTSIS; this is encoded by the exons ATGTATGAGGAGTCAGATGGTGCTCAGGACtatgttgtcatggcaacagacaGTCTAGGCAACAGCCAGATGTATGAGTGTAACTTCACAGCAGACGGGGTTTGTAGTTTGCCACCACTGGCATGCAGCAAAAACCTCACCTTCACTCTCAAAGCTGCCGACCAGCAGTGTTCCAGTGCACCCAGCAATGCCGTCACAGTGGAAACAG CTCCATGTCCTCCTGAGGACATTGAGAAATCCGTGTGGTGTGACAACCACACAGCAAGCATCTCCTGGTCAGTCATTCCCGGTGCTGTAACCTACACAGCAACACTGGAGCAGATCAATGGAAACACCACCTGTTGTACCACAGCAGACACCAGCTGCCACATCTCAGATCTCCCCTGTGGAGAAATGTTCATCCTGCTTGTTACAGCTGAGGGACGAACGTGTAACAGCTCCCAGAGTGCAGCAGAAATCATGAGGACAG CACCGTGCATTCCTCAGAACCTCACGGCCAATCTGAGCTGCAGTGACAATGTGGCCTCCACATCCTGGAACTATGGCCAGGTACTGGGACAACTTTTCACAGTGACCGCTGTCAGTTCTGATGGCCACAAGGACGAGTGCATTTCTAGGGAAATCGGGTGTGACCTGACAGGTCTGCTCTGTGGACGGCATTACACGACCACCGCGTTGGCAGAGCACAGTGACTGCAAGAGCAAACCCAGCAACAGCATCACAATCAAGACAG CACCCTGCACCCCTGCAAACATCTCTACTGAGGTGGACTGTGAGACCAAGTCCTTGATTGTGTCCTGGCCTGAAAGCCCCGGAGCTGACTCCTACACTGCAACAGTGCTGGACAGTTATGGTCAGACCACAACCTGCCAGGGCACAACAGAGGGTTCCTGCAGTGTGATGGGCATTGCATGTGGCCAGATCTACCACACCTCTGTGGTCTCCTCAGATGGATACTGTGAAAGCCCACCCACTCCTGAAGTTGACACACCTTCAG TTCCCTGCAATGCGAGCAATATCAAGGCAGTGATGGACTGCTACACACTGACTGCCATGCTGGAGTGGTACCCCAGTGATGGAGCACTGAGGTATGAAGCTGTGGCCACATCTGCATCAGGCCACAACGTCACCTGTGAGACCAGCATTGCCAACTGTGACCTGGAAGGAATGCTGTGTGGCCAGAGCTACTCTGTGTCGCTCAGAGCTATTGgagacacctgcagcagcattgcCCACATGACAGGGCAACTGCTCACCG agcCATGCATCCCTGAGCACATCACAACACAGTACAGCCTGAACATTGGCCAGGTGTTGTGGGACCACTCCCTTGGTGCTGAGTACTACACTGTGGAGGGGGTGACACAGCAGGGCCTGATGGTCTCGTGCACCACCAACGACACTTACTGTGCTATGAATAACATGGTCTGTGGCCAGATGTACACCATCAATGTCACCGCACATAATCACGTGTGCCAGGGCGTGTCCACCTCGACTGAATCTGTCACGATTGAAACAG AGCCTTGCCCACCCAGAAACGTGCAAACCAATGTGCAGTGTCAGCACAATATGGGAACAGTGATATGGGAGGCAAGCTTTGGTGCAGTAGAATACGTGGTCACTCTTGCCGGGCGCAACGGCCACTCTCTCTCCTGCTACACTAATGACACCTTCTGCAATGTCGAAGGCCTCAACTGTGGAGTCACTTATTACACCAATGTCATTGCCATTGGAGAGGTCTTCAACAGTAGCAGTTCTTCGACTGTTCTGCTGGTCTCAG CTCCATGCATGGCTGAAAGCTTGGCAGCTAGTTTGGACTGCTACAACAACTCAGCTGAGGTGTCATGGAGCTCAGTCAAAGGGGCAGAGTCCTACCTTGTGAGTGCCGTCGGAGAGAATGGCCACCGGGTTTCCTGTGAGACTAATGAGAATCAGTGTAATGTGACGGAGCTTCAGTGTGGTCAGGTCTATAACGTCAGCCTGACAGCCATCAACGCCCACTGCCAGAGAACGGCACAGACAAATGTCAGCTTTGGAACAT GGCCATGCAAACCTATGCATGTCGGAGTTGACCTGCAATGTGGAACGCGTACTGCTAACTTGCACTGGGAAGAAGTGGAGGGAGTGGAGCTCTATGTGACTACTGCCACATACAACATGGGAGAGATTCAGCAATGCAATTCAACCAACTCGACATGCAACTTCTCCAATTTACAGTGTGGAAAAACTTATgagttttctgtttctgcttaCAACAACATGTGCTACAGTGAAGTCAGCAGCACAGTGGAGATTCAGACAG AGCCCTGTCAGCCCACTGGCCTCACAGTGAGTGGGTCATGTGACAATGAGACATTGGTCTTGGATTGGTCTGCAGCTGATGGAGCATTAATCTACACAATAATAGCCAAGGGAAATCTTGGATACGTCACATCTTTTCAAACCAATGAGACAATGGTCGAGCTCGAACTGCCCTGTGGACAGTTGTTTACCTTCACTGTCAGAGCACAAGACAGCCGATGTGACAGCGTAGTGAGTCTGCCTGAAGAATTCAAGACAGGCCCCTGCATACCTCAGCACGTGCAGAGTTTCTCTCACTGCGAGAACAATCTCGGCTCGGTTAGGTGGGCCAGTAGCGACGGAGCTGATTCCTACGTAGCCTTTGCAGTAGGACAGGATGGCCACATCCACATGTGCACCACAAGCACCACCAACTGCACCTGGGATGACCTACACTGCGGTGAGGTGTACACCATCCATGTTGTTGCCAATGACTACCTGTGCAGCAGCATGCCAAGCAACAGCACCTCGTTAAGAATGG CACCTTGTATTCCCCAGAACCTGACATCTTCTCTGAACTGCACGACAAAG GTGGGATCACTGACTTGGAATGCCACTGAAACTGCTGAGTTTTATATTGTGACAGCAGAGAGCATCAGTGGCCACAAAATGCAGCTCGTCACCAATGACACCTGGAGCTTTTTTTCTGAGTTCATATGTGGTCAGGAGTACTTCCTGTCCGTTCAAGCTGGAGATTCTGAGTGCACAAGTCGCCCCAGTCAGCCCTCACAACTTAATTCAG AGCCCTGCCCACCCACTGCCATCTCTAGCTTCATGAACTGCCTCTCAAACATCGCTGTGGTGTCCTGGACCGTCTCAGCTGGGTCGGAGTTCTATACTGCCCAAGTGACACAACAAGATGGACAGTCCATGAGCTGCTGGTCTGACAGCAACCAGTGTGGGATGCCAAGTCTTCTATGTGGACAGAACTACTCAGTGACTGTTGTCGCCTCAAATGAGAAATGTAACTCTGAGATCAGCGAGGCAGACTCACTGCAGTCAG TTCCTTGTGTTCCTACTGACGTGACTGTGGTGATAGACTGCTCTAAAAATGAGGCTAATGTCACCTGGAGTGCCAGTGATGGAGCCTTGTCTTACAAAGCCTCGGCTCTGAGCACACAGGGATCCACATCCCTGTGTGAGACTACAGATCTAACGTGTACTTTGACAAACCTGACCTGTGGTCACTCCTACATGGTACAGGTCGTGGCACAGGATAATATCTGCTCAAGTTTACCGAGCCCAGCCAAAAGTTTCCAGTCAG TTCCATGCAAGCCTGTCCTCAACTCAGTGGTTCTGGACTGCTTTACCAACTCCGCCCTCTTAGACTGGACCAACTCTGAGAATGCCCTTAACTACACTGCAACAGCTTATTCCATGAATGGCCATGTTGCTACCTGCAGCTCCAACGTCACCAACTGTGAGCTGTTGAACCTGCAGTGTGGCCAGACATATAATGTGAGTGCTGTGGCCACAAATGAGGTGTGCAGCAGCGCACCAAGCACCAGTTTGCAAGTAGAGTCTG TGCCTTGTCCTCCTGAAAGTGTCAGACCCGTGCTTGATTGTGTTACTAACACAGCCTGGGTGGACTGGCAGGCCAGAAGCGGAGCTGATTTTTACATTGTGCAAGCCTTCGAGGGGGAAGAGCACCGTTCTGGTTGTGAGACAGCCACGCAGTCGTGCCCCCTCACAGAACTCTCATGTGGCGCCACGTACAACATCACCGTGATTGCAGCTAACAGTGTGTGTAATGCCTCGGAGAGTGCTGTGGCCCAGCTCAAAGCAG TGCCCTGTGTACCGCAGCAGGTGGAAGCTCAGGTGCTTTGTGACTCTGGTGCTGTGTCCGTCTCTTGGGAGCCAAGTAGAGGGGCGTCATCTTACCAGACCATCGCCCAGGGCAACGGAGGCTATGCTTCTACATGCAACAGCAGTCATACAACATGTCTCTTCAATGATTTGTTGTGTGGCCTCAACTACTCCATCACTGTTAGTGCTTTAGATGGGATGTGTAGCAGTGCTGAAAGCTCTGTCGTGGAGCTGAACACAG TGCCATGTGTAccacagcaggtggcagcacagATGGTGTGCTCTAATGACACCGGCCTTGTGTCGTGGGAAGAAGCAGATGGTGTGTCCTCCTATGTGGTGCAAGCTTCTGGGCCCAATGGTCATGAGACCTTGTGTAACAGCACCACAGCCAGCTGTAAACTTCCCAGCTTGCACTGTGGCCAAATGTATAACCTGACAGTGACAGCCCAAGATGGGCAGTGTGACAGCAGCCATGCCCCTCAGACCTTACAGTCAG TGCCATGCAGGCCAACCAACGTCCAGGCTTCTCTGCAGTGCCACTTAAACTCTGCTGCAGTCACCTGGGAGAGATCCAGTGGAGCACAGTCATATCGTGTCGTAGGTGTCACAGAGGATGGAAGCCACCAGATCGAATGCAACAACACTGCGACCCGCTGTGATCTGACTGATCTGCAGTGTGGACGGTACTACAACATAAGCGTGTTTGGCCTTGATGAGTTCTGTTCCAGTGTGGAGAGCGACAAGGCATATGTGCGCACAG CTCCTTGCACACCACAGGATGTGGATGTTATTTCACAGTGCAGTGATGCTTCCATGGTCGTGTCCTGGTCCAGAAACCCAGATGCTCAGGACTTCCAAGTCATTGTAGCAAGCAACACTGGTGCTCGACACCACTGTAACTCCAGCGGCACAGCCTGCACCATAGAAAATCTCCCGTGTGGACAGAACTACAATGTGACCGTGGTGTCTGTAAGAGAAGGTTGTGAGAGCCAGCCCAGCACCATAGTAGAGATGTCCTCAG CTCCGTGTGTGCCCACCAACGCCAATGGACACCTGGACTGTGTGTCAAACTCTGCCTGGGTGACCTGGGACGCCTCAGATGGAGCTCTCAGTTACACTGTCCTCGCCCAAGAGGTTGGAGGTCATAATTCCAGCTGTGCAagcacctcctccccctgcagtgTACCTGATCTGAAATGTGGGACAGTCTACACCTTCTACATCACTGCTAtcaacacacactgtcacagtAATCACAACACCAGCTTTGAGATTGAGACAG GTCCTTGTGCTCTAACATCCATCAATGTAGCGTCACAGTGCAACAGTAACACAATTTTGGTAGAATGGGAGCTGTCGGAGAACACGCCCCTCTACATGGTGACTGCTGAGGGTCACGACCAATCCCTCATCTCCTGCAACAGCTCGTCCACATCGTGTGAACTCCACAATATCCGCTGTGGCATGCTTTACAGCATCATAGTCTCTACTTCATCCGATAAGTGCAGCAGCATGAGAAGCCCGCCGAAGAAGATTAAAACAG tGCCCTGCATCCCAGACAATATAACAGCTGTACCACTGTGTGAGGACAACGGAGCTATTGTGACATGGGGAAACTCGCCAGTGGCGacatcttaccagctgacagCTACAGGAGTAGATGGGCACTCTGCAGTCTGCAACACCTCTGTGAACAACTGCACCCTGGCTCACCTGCAATGCGGACAGTCGTACAACTTAAGCATCACTGCGAGCGGGGACAACTGCACCAGTTATCCCAGCACTACACTTTTCAGAACGG TGCCGTGTGAGCCATCGGGTCTTGTGGTGGATCTCGACTGTGAGACCAGCTCTGCTACCCTATCTTGGGATGTGAGCGAGGGCGCTGTGGAGTACTTTGGCTGCGCCCAGTCTGAGGGTGGAAATATGCTCTACTGCAATAGCACTGACATCTCGTGCACCATCGAAGGCCTGGAATGTGGAGAAATCTACAATTTTTCTGTGGAGGCCTCTGATGATGTTTGCAACAGCTCCTTCAGTGAACCTGTGGAGGTCGGAGCAG CTCCTTGTGCGCCAAATGTTCTTAAGGTCCGAATGCAGAAGATAGGCCAATCTCACTGGGCTCTCACATCATGGGACCGCGTGAATTGTCCTGATGTTGAATACCTTGTAGAGATAATTGGCCAAATACAAAACAGCCCACATGCTCTGATGGCGGTCTCTTCATATTGGGTTTCCTCCACATACTTTGAGTTTCCAATGCCTTGCAGCACAGCTTATAACCTCACGGTTCGCTCTAGAAACACAGCTGGGGTCAGCGAACCGTCCAGCGTCTTTACAGGAATCACAG TCCCCTGCGCTCCACAGAATGTTAAATACTCTGGCGGCAGAGAGTCTGCTGTGCTCTCCTGGAATGCATCAGTGTTTTCTGCTCGTTACACCGTTTACAATGTGTCAGGAACGAGCCGCGTTCAACTCTGCAGCACCACTGAACTCTACTGCCAGCTGGCTCCCTTTGACCCTGGTACCACTGAAGTGACTGCCAGCAACGTGGCAGGAGAGAGCATCCCTACAAGAGATATCACAG GTCCCACGGGGGCTCGCAGAAAGAGAGAACTAAAGGCAGCTCATGTGTCATCCCTTTTAGACCAAG GGCTTGAAATACCAGAAGTGGTGACCGTGAGAGTGAATTGGGATTCCATGTATATCGAGTGGACTGCTGTGGTGGAAGCAATTGAATATACACTCATGATCGAGGAGGAGAACGGCCAGCAGCCAAACCAGCTTATTAGAGTGAGAGCTACACAAGGCCCTTTCTACAATGTGACCGATCTCAAGCCCGGGACAACCTACTGCATCAGACTGGCAGTGAAATACACAGTGGACCAAAGCGGCTTCTCCAAACCAGTTTGCAGAACCACCAGCATCTCTTAA